The following coding sequences are from one Methanococcoides orientis window:
- a CDS encoding ferredoxin-thioredoxin reductase catalytic domain-containing protein, which yields MKFEGELEEEFYQRSKKNAEATGYKLNSDYDVITTAVKGICNNKRQFGEYYCFCQKRSGDVEKDKKIICPCAARSRDVETRGACRCGLYIK from the coding sequence ATGAAATTTGAAGGTGAACTTGAAGAAGAATTCTATCAGAGATCTAAGAAAAATGCAGAGGCTACTGGATACAAACTTAACTCTGATTATGATGTCATTACCACTGCTGTAAAAGGTATTTGCAACAACAAGCGCCAATTCGGTGAATATTACTGTTTCTGCCAGAAGAGGTCCGGGGATGTTGAAAAGGACAAGAAGATCATCTGTCCATGTGCTGCCCGAAGCCGTGATGTAGAGACACGCGGTGCATGTCGCTGTGGTCTGTATATCAAATAA
- a CDS encoding FprA family A-type flavoprotein translates to MDPKDENLEIAKGIYWVGVVDWNLRDFHGYATPKGGTYNAYLVVDEKITLIDTVKADFAPEMIERIRRIVNPSKIDYVVSNHVEMDHSSGLPAIMELAKDAKLFCTKHGKVGLNEYYEAGGCRNWDFEVVDTGYELDIGSRTLMFIETPMLHWPDSMQTYLKEDKILFSNDAFGQHLATSVRFEDEVEGGAIEDAAIYYANILMPFGSKVIKYAEKVKDLGLEFDMVAPSHGVIWREDPSRIVDAYLSWAKREVIPKVLVIYDTMWNSTEIMAKEIVEGVREGGVEAKLFHLRKNDWSMMLKDLMFSPVIALGSPTMHSTMFFTVSGFLTYMKGLRPKDKSAVAFGSYGWGGGAVKGVEETLKASGFDIIEPGLQVKYRPYEDDIKACRELGIRLAELALKKSS, encoded by the coding sequence ATGGATCCGAAAGATGAAAATCTTGAGATCGCAAAAGGCATCTACTGGGTAGGGGTCGTTGACTGGAACCTGCGTGACTTCCATGGGTATGCAACTCCCAAAGGTGGTACCTATAATGCTTATCTTGTCGTCGATGAAAAGATAACACTTATAGATACTGTGAAGGCAGATTTTGCTCCTGAAATGATCGAAAGGATACGCAGGATCGTTAATCCTTCTAAGATCGATTATGTGGTCTCCAATCACGTGGAGATGGATCATTCAAGTGGTCTGCCTGCGATCATGGAGCTTGCAAAGGATGCTAAGCTTTTCTGCACAAAGCATGGCAAGGTCGGTTTGAATGAATATTATGAGGCAGGTGGATGCAGGAACTGGGACTTTGAAGTTGTAGATACTGGCTATGAGCTTGATATTGGCTCCCGTACCCTGATGTTCATTGAAACTCCTATGTTGCATTGGCCGGATAGTATGCAGACCTACCTGAAAGAAGATAAGATATTGTTCTCTAACGATGCTTTCGGACAGCATCTTGCTACCTCTGTAAGATTCGAGGATGAAGTTGAGGGCGGTGCTATTGAGGATGCTGCTATTTACTATGCTAATATCCTGATGCCATTTGGGTCAAAGGTCATAAAGTATGCTGAGAAGGTCAAGGACCTTGGTCTTGAATTTGATATGGTCGCACCATCGCACGGCGTGATCTGGAGGGAGGACCCTTCGCGTATCGTTGATGCTTATCTGAGCTGGGCAAAAAGGGAAGTCATTCCAAAAGTACTGGTCATTTATGATACTATGTGGAATAGTACTGAGATAATGGCAAAGGAAATTGTCGAGGGCGTTCGGGAAGGTGGTGTCGAAGCCAAGCTTTTCCATTTGCGTAAGAATGACTGGAGCATGATGTTAAAGGATTTGATGTTCTCTCCTGTAATTGCTCTTGGATCTCCTACTATGCATAGTACCATGTTCTTTACGGTATCAGGTTTCCTGACATATATGAAGGGCCTTCGTCCTAAAGACAAAAGTGCTGTTGCATTTGGTTCATATGGCTGGGGTGGCGGTGCGGTAAAGGGTGTGGAGGAAACGTTAAAGGCATCCGGTTTTGATATAATAGAACCCGGCCTGCAGGTTAAATACAGGCCTTACGAAGATGATATTAAAGCTTGCAGGGAACTTGGTATCCGACTTGCAGAACTTGCATTGAAGAAATCTAGCTGA